In Streptomyces sp. SN-593, a single genomic region encodes these proteins:
- a CDS encoding winged helix-turn-helix domain-containing protein → MADEQAAPSPEPSASVPRAPEPRITDLDALKVFTHPLRIRIYRALFTSREATASRLADQVDEAVSLVSYHLRKLAAHGFIVEAPGRGGDGRERWWKLSSDRGFSFRNSDFDDRPEGVAVLGEVTRQLLATRAERYARYLDGQAAWPRRWTEAAFSSEYMPRLTAAELQEMAEEIGDLMWRWTERGRAAEEAGDTEGREHVAVHMYGFPHRD, encoded by the coding sequence GTGGCAGACGAACAGGCGGCACCGTCCCCCGAACCGAGCGCGTCCGTACCGCGCGCCCCCGAACCGCGCATCACCGACCTGGACGCGCTGAAGGTGTTCACGCACCCGCTGCGCATCCGGATCTACCGCGCGCTCTTCACCAGCCGCGAGGCCACCGCCTCGCGGCTGGCCGACCAGGTCGACGAGGCGGTCTCCCTGGTCAGCTACCACCTGCGCAAGCTCGCCGCGCACGGCTTCATCGTCGAGGCGCCGGGGCGCGGCGGCGACGGGCGCGAGCGCTGGTGGAAGCTCTCCTCCGACCGCGGCTTCAGCTTCCGGAACTCCGACTTCGACGACCGCCCCGAGGGCGTCGCGGTGCTCGGAGAGGTCACCCGGCAGCTCCTCGCCACCCGCGCGGAGCGGTACGCGCGGTACCTGGACGGGCAGGCCGCATGGCCCCGGCGGTGGACGGAGGCGGCGTTCTCCAGCGAGTACATGCCGCGCCTGACCGCGGCCGAACTCCAGGAGATGGCCGAGGAGATCGGCGACCTGATGTGGCGCTGGACCGAGCGCGGCAGGGCGGCGGAGGAGGCCGGCGACACCGAGGGCCGCGAACACGTCGCGGTCCACATGTACGGCTTCCCCCACCGCGATTAG
- the hisF gene encoding imidazole glycerol phosphate synthase subunit HisF: protein MSLAVRVIPCLDVDAGRVVKGVNFQNLRDAGDPVEMAKLYDAEGADELTFLDITASSGDRETTYDVVRRTAEQVFIPLTVGGGVRSADDVDKLLRAGADKVGVNTAAIARPELIREIAERFGRQVLVLSVDARRTPAGTFEVTTHGGRRGTGIDAVEWAERAAGLGAGEILLNSMDADGTKDGYDTEMIAAVRARVSVPVIASGGAGRVADFAPAVEAGADAVLAASVFHFGDLRIGEVKSALRQAGHPVR, encoded by the coding sequence ATGAGCCTCGCGGTCCGAGTCATCCCCTGCCTGGACGTGGACGCCGGGCGGGTGGTCAAGGGCGTCAACTTCCAGAACCTGCGCGACGCCGGCGACCCCGTCGAGATGGCGAAGCTGTACGACGCCGAGGGCGCCGACGAGCTGACCTTCCTGGACATCACCGCGTCCTCCGGCGACCGGGAGACCACCTACGACGTGGTGCGGCGCACCGCGGAGCAGGTCTTCATCCCGCTCACCGTCGGCGGCGGGGTGCGCAGCGCGGACGACGTGGACAAGCTGCTGCGGGCCGGCGCGGACAAGGTCGGCGTGAACACCGCGGCGATCGCCCGGCCGGAGCTGATCCGGGAGATCGCCGAGCGGTTCGGCCGCCAGGTGCTGGTGCTGTCCGTCGACGCCCGCCGCACCCCCGCCGGCACGTTCGAGGTCACCACGCACGGCGGGCGGCGCGGCACCGGCATCGACGCGGTGGAGTGGGCCGAGCGCGCGGCCGGCCTCGGGGCCGGCGAGATCCTGCTCAACTCGATGGACGCGGACGGCACCAAGGACGGCTACGACACCGAGATGATCGCCGCCGTGCGCGCCCGGGTGAGCGTGCCGGTGATCGCCTCCGGCGGGGCCGGCCGGGTCGCGGACTTCGCGCCCGCGGTCGAGGCGGGCGCGGACGCGGTACTGGCCGCGTCCGTCTTCCACTTCGGCGACCTGCGGATCGGCGAGGTCAAGTCGGCGTTGCGACAGGCGGGACACCCCGTCCGCTGA
- a CDS encoding Rid family hydrolase encodes MTGSPESPKSPATAAPDPDEQDQAVRVHRLRSADSSWEEAIGSSRAVAAGDRVIVAGTRSPAGDRVPGDAEPYEQALSAFRGALSALEPFGLDAASVIRTRTYLGHVRDADEVGRAHREVFGAVRPAATMVVVAGFADSRVLVEVEIEAYRGDARGGPEEPGEGEEGT; translated from the coding sequence ATGACCGGTTCCCCGGAGTCCCCCAAGTCACCCGCGACCGCTGCCCCCGACCCCGACGAGCAGGACCAGGCCGTGCGGGTGCACCGGCTGCGCTCGGCGGACAGTTCGTGGGAGGAGGCGATCGGCTCCTCCCGCGCGGTGGCGGCGGGGGACCGGGTCATCGTCGCCGGCACGCGGTCTCCGGCCGGCGACCGTGTGCCGGGCGACGCCGAGCCGTACGAACAGGCGCTGAGCGCCTTCCGCGGCGCGCTGTCCGCGTTGGAGCCGTTCGGGCTGGACGCGGCCAGCGTGATCCGGACCCGGACGTACCTCGGCCACGTCCGGGACGCCGACGAGGTCGGCCGCGCGCACCGCGAGGTCTTCGGCGCTGTGCGGCCGGCGGCCACGATGGTCGTGGTGGCCGGGTTCGCGGACTCCCGGGTGCTGGTCGAGGTGGAGATCGAGGCGTACCGCGGCGACGCCCGGGGCGGCCCGGAAGAGCCCGGTGAAGGAGAAGAGGGCACATGA
- the priA gene encoding bifunctional 1-(5-phosphoribosyl)-5-((5-phosphoribosylamino)methylideneamino)imidazole-4-carboxamide isomerase/phosphoribosylanthranilate isomerase PriA, with translation MSTLELLPAVDVRDGQAVRLVHGESGSETSYGDPLAAALAWQQAGAEWLHLVDLDAAFGTGDNRELIAGVARTMDIKVELSGGIRDDDSLAAALATGCTRVNLGTAALESPQWVAKVIAEYGDRIAVGLDVRGTTLRGRGWTRDGGDLYETLARLDSEGCARYVVTDIAKDGTLQGPNLELLENVCAATDKPVVASGGVSSLDDLRAIATLVPRGVEGAIVGKALYAEAFTLQEALEAVSR, from the coding sequence ATGAGCACGCTCGAACTCCTCCCCGCCGTCGACGTCCGCGACGGCCAGGCCGTGCGCCTGGTGCACGGCGAGTCCGGCTCCGAGACCTCCTACGGCGACCCGCTCGCCGCGGCGCTGGCCTGGCAGCAGGCGGGCGCGGAGTGGCTGCACCTGGTCGACCTCGACGCGGCCTTCGGCACCGGCGACAACCGTGAGCTGATCGCCGGGGTGGCGCGCACCATGGACATCAAGGTCGAGCTGTCCGGCGGCATCCGCGACGACGACAGCCTCGCCGCGGCCCTCGCCACCGGCTGCACCCGGGTCAACCTCGGCACCGCGGCGCTGGAGAGCCCGCAGTGGGTGGCCAAGGTGATCGCCGAGTACGGCGACCGGATCGCGGTCGGCCTCGACGTGCGCGGCACCACGCTGCGCGGCCGCGGCTGGACCCGCGACGGCGGCGACCTCTACGAGACGCTGGCCCGGCTCGACTCCGAGGGCTGCGCGCGCTACGTCGTGACCGACATCGCCAAGGACGGCACCCTCCAGGGCCCCAACCTGGAACTGCTGGAGAACGTGTGCGCCGCGACCGACAAGCCGGTGGTCGCCTCGGGCGGCGTCTCCAGCCTCGACGACCTGCGGGCGATCGCGACCCTGGTGCCGCGGGGCGTGGAAGGCGCGATCGTCGGGAAGGCGCTGTACGCAGAGGCGTTCACGCTGCAGGAAGCCCTGGAGGCTGTTTCCCGATGA
- the hisH gene encoding imidazole glycerol phosphate synthase subunit HisH, whose protein sequence is MTNTGKSVVVLDYGFGNVRSAERALARAGADVEITADYDRAMAADGLLVPGVGAFAACMEGIRKVRGDWIVGRRLAGGRPVLGICVGMQVLFSRGIEHGVQSDGLDEWPGTVEPLRAPVVPHMGWNTVEAPPNSRQFAGLNADARFYFVHSYAVRAWEMEPPAGALRAPEVTWATHGEPFVAAVENGALWATQFHPEKSGDAGARLLENWLDTL, encoded by the coding sequence ATGACGAACACCGGCAAGAGCGTCGTCGTCCTCGACTACGGCTTCGGCAACGTCCGGTCCGCCGAACGGGCGCTGGCCCGGGCCGGCGCCGACGTGGAGATCACCGCGGACTACGACCGGGCGATGGCCGCCGACGGGCTGCTCGTGCCGGGCGTCGGCGCCTTCGCCGCGTGCATGGAGGGCATCAGGAAGGTCCGCGGCGACTGGATCGTCGGCCGCCGGCTCGCGGGCGGGCGCCCGGTGCTGGGCATCTGCGTCGGCATGCAGGTGCTCTTCAGCCGCGGCATCGAGCACGGCGTGCAGAGCGACGGCCTGGACGAGTGGCCCGGCACCGTCGAACCGCTGCGGGCGCCCGTGGTGCCGCACATGGGCTGGAACACCGTCGAGGCGCCGCCGAACTCGCGGCAGTTCGCCGGGCTCAACGCCGACGCCCGGTTCTACTTCGTGCACTCCTACGCGGTGCGCGCGTGGGAGATGGAGCCGCCCGCCGGTGCCCTGCGCGCCCCCGAGGTCACCTGGGCCACCCATGGCGAGCCGTTCGTGGCCGCGGTGGAGAACGGCGCGCTGTGGGCCACCCAGTTCCATCCGGAGAAGTCCGGGGACGCGGGCGCGCGGCTGCTGGAGAACTGGCTCGACACGCTCTGA
- the hisB gene encoding imidazoleglycerol-phosphate dehydratase HisB produces MTRTGRVERTTKETSTVVEIDLDGTGQVSVSTGVGFYDHMLDQLGRHGLFDLTVKTEGDLHIDTHHTIEDTALALGAAFRQALGDKVGIYRFGNCTVPLDESLAQVTVDLSGRPYLVHTEPEHMAPMIGSYDTTMTRHILESFVAQAQVALHVHVPYGRNAHHIVECQFKALARALRYASERDPRAAGILPSTKGAL; encoded by the coding sequence ATGACCCGCACGGGCCGCGTGGAGCGCACCACCAAGGAGACGTCCACCGTCGTCGAGATCGACCTCGACGGCACCGGGCAGGTCTCCGTCTCGACCGGCGTGGGTTTCTACGACCACATGCTCGACCAGCTCGGCCGGCACGGCCTGTTCGACCTCACCGTGAAGACCGAGGGCGACCTGCACATCGACACCCACCACACGATCGAGGACACCGCCCTCGCGCTGGGCGCCGCGTTCCGGCAGGCGCTCGGCGACAAGGTCGGGATCTACCGCTTCGGCAACTGCACGGTGCCGCTGGACGAGTCGCTCGCCCAGGTCACCGTCGACCTGTCCGGCCGCCCCTACCTGGTGCACACCGAGCCCGAGCACATGGCGCCGATGATCGGGTCCTACGACACCACGATGACCCGGCACATCCTGGAGTCCTTCGTCGCCCAGGCCCAGGTCGCGCTGCACGTCCACGTGCCCTACGGGCGCAACGCGCACCACATCGTGGAGTGCCAGTTCAAGGCGCTGGCCCGGGCCCTGCGCTACGCCAGCGAGCGCGATCCGCGCGCCGCGGGCATCCTGCCGTCCACGAAGGGTGCGCTGTGA
- a CDS encoding histidinol-phosphate transaminase, giving the protein MTSLDDLPLRDELRGQSAYGAPQLDVAVRLNTNENPYPLPEPLVARIAERVAEAARGLNRYPDRDVVELRTELARYLGRTTGHLVGADQVWAANGSNEVIQQLLQAFGGPGRTAIGFEPSYSMHALISRGTGTAWVSGPRHADFTIDTGAARREIAALRPDVVFVCSPNNPTGTATDAETVLALYDAAQAAKPSLVVVDEAYGEFSHQPSLLPLIEGRPNLVLTRTMSKAFGAAGLRLGYLAADPAVVEAVQLVRLPYHLSAVNQATALAALEYTDTLLGYVEQLKAERDRVVTELRAFGYRVTDSDANFVQFGRFADGHGAWQAFLDRGVLIRDNGVPGWLRATTGTPGENSAFLDAAKAVFTTHSTEHSTEYSGDSRTDKESA; this is encoded by the coding sequence ATGACCTCCCTGGACGACCTGCCACTGCGCGACGAACTGCGCGGCCAGTCCGCGTACGGCGCCCCGCAGCTCGACGTGGCGGTGCGGCTGAACACGAACGAGAACCCGTACCCGCTGCCCGAGCCGCTGGTCGCGCGGATCGCCGAGCGCGTCGCCGAGGCCGCGCGCGGGCTCAACCGCTACCCGGACCGGGACGTGGTCGAGCTGCGCACCGAGCTGGCCCGCTACCTCGGCCGCACCACCGGCCACCTGGTCGGCGCCGACCAGGTCTGGGCCGCCAACGGCTCCAACGAGGTGATCCAGCAGCTCCTGCAGGCGTTCGGCGGACCCGGCCGCACCGCGATCGGCTTCGAGCCGTCGTACTCCATGCACGCGCTGATCTCCCGCGGCACCGGCACCGCGTGGGTCTCCGGGCCGCGGCACGCCGACTTCACCATCGACACCGGCGCGGCCCGCCGCGAGATCGCCGCGCTGCGCCCCGACGTCGTCTTCGTCTGCTCCCCGAACAACCCGACCGGGACGGCGACCGACGCCGAGACCGTCCTGGCGCTGTACGACGCGGCCCAGGCCGCCAAGCCGTCGCTGGTGGTGGTGGACGAGGCGTACGGCGAGTTCTCGCACCAGCCGTCGCTGCTGCCGCTGATCGAGGGCCGGCCGAACCTGGTGCTCACCCGCACCATGTCCAAGGCGTTCGGCGCCGCGGGGCTGCGGCTGGGCTACCTGGCGGCCGACCCGGCCGTGGTCGAGGCCGTCCAACTGGTCCGGCTGCCCTACCACCTGTCCGCGGTCAACCAGGCGACCGCGCTCGCGGCGCTGGAGTACACCGACACCCTGCTCGGCTACGTCGAGCAGCTCAAGGCCGAGCGCGACCGGGTGGTCACCGAACTGCGCGCCTTCGGCTACCGGGTCACCGACTCCGACGCCAACTTCGTCCAGTTCGGACGGTTCGCCGACGGCCACGGCGCCTGGCAGGCGTTCCTCGACCGCGGCGTGCTGATCCGTGACAACGGCGTCCCCGGCTGGCTGCGGGCCACGACCGGCACCCCCGGCGAGAACAGCGCGTTCCTGGACGCGGCGAAGGCCGTGTTCACGACGCACAGCACCGAGCACAGCACCGAGTACAGCGGCGACAGCCGCACCGACAAGGAGTCCGCATGA
- the hisD gene encoding histidinol dehydrogenase, with product MISRIDLRGAAFPDGGIDRDLLPRAEFDVEAALDAVRPICEDVRHRGSAAVIDYGERFDGVRLERLRVPAQALADALAQLDPQVRAALEESIRRARAVHRDQRRTDTTTQVVPGGTVTERWVPVRRVGLYVPGGLAAYASSVVMNVVPAQEAGVEGIAVSSPPQRETGLPAAPVLAACALLGVDEVHAAGGAQAVAMFAYGTDECRPVDLVTGPGNIYVAAAKRLLKGRVGIDAEAGPTEIAVLADDSAEPGFVAADLISQAEHDTLAAAVLVTTSAELADAVDKELDVQVAAARHRERITAALSGRQSATVLVDTLEQGLQVVDAYAAEHLEIQTRDAAAVAARVRNAGAVFVGPHAPVSLGDYCAGSNHVLPTGGCACHSSGLSVQSFLRGIHVVDYSRDALADVAHHVVALATAEDLPAHGTAVTVRFGAGS from the coding sequence GTGATCTCCCGAATCGATCTGCGCGGTGCCGCCTTCCCCGACGGCGGGATCGACCGCGACCTGCTGCCCCGGGCCGAGTTCGACGTGGAGGCCGCGCTCGACGCCGTGCGGCCGATCTGCGAGGACGTCCGCCATCGCGGCAGCGCTGCGGTGATCGACTACGGGGAGCGCTTCGACGGGGTGCGGCTGGAGCGGCTGCGGGTGCCCGCGCAGGCCCTCGCCGACGCCCTCGCGCAGCTCGACCCGCAGGTGCGCGCCGCCCTGGAGGAGTCCATCCGCCGGGCCCGCGCCGTCCACCGCGACCAGCGCAGGACCGACACCACCACGCAGGTGGTGCCCGGCGGCACCGTCACCGAGCGGTGGGTGCCCGTCCGGCGCGTCGGGCTCTACGTGCCCGGCGGCCTCGCCGCCTACGCGTCCTCCGTTGTGATGAACGTGGTGCCCGCCCAGGAGGCCGGCGTCGAGGGCATCGCGGTGTCCTCCCCGCCGCAGCGGGAGACCGGCCTGCCCGCGGCGCCGGTGCTCGCCGCCTGCGCCCTGCTCGGCGTGGACGAGGTGCACGCCGCCGGCGGCGCCCAGGCGGTCGCCATGTTCGCCTACGGCACCGACGAGTGCCGCCCGGTCGACCTCGTCACCGGCCCCGGCAACATCTACGTCGCCGCCGCCAAGCGCCTGCTCAAGGGCCGCGTCGGCATCGACGCCGAGGCCGGCCCGACCGAGATCGCCGTCCTCGCCGACGACTCCGCCGAGCCCGGTTTCGTGGCCGCCGACCTGATCAGCCAGGCCGAGCACGACACGTTGGCCGCCGCCGTGCTGGTCACCACCTCCGCCGAGCTCGCCGACGCCGTCGACAAGGAGCTCGACGTCCAGGTCGCCGCCGCCAGGCACCGCGAGCGGATCACCGCCGCGCTCTCCGGCCGCCAGTCCGCGACCGTCCTGGTCGACACCCTGGAGCAGGGCCTCCAGGTGGTGGACGCCTACGCCGCCGAGCACCTGGAGATCCAGACCCGGGACGCCGCCGCCGTCGCCGCCCGGGTGCGCAACGCCGGCGCCGTCTTCGTCGGCCCGCACGCCCCCGTCTCGCTCGGCGACTACTGCGCCGGCTCCAACCACGTGCTGCCCACCGGCGGCTGCGCCTGCCACTCCTCGGGCCTTTCGGTGCAGTCCTTCCTGCGCGGCATCCACGTCGTGGACTACTCCCGCGACGCGCTCGCCGACGTCGCCCACCACGTGGTGGCCCTGGCCACCGCCGAGGACCTGCCCGCCCACGGCACGGCCGTCACCGTGCGGTTCGGAGCCGGCTCATGA
- a CDS encoding LON peptidase substrate-binding domain-containing protein — protein sequence MTDRLPLFPLTSPLFPGLVLPLNVFEERYRALVRDLRALPEDTPRRFGVVAIRNGQEIAPTGQEGRATGPAAGLGDDPLAALYGFGCVADVADIVDSGDGGFRMHATGIVRFRLLSVDASGEYLTAEVEELAEEAGSGADELAPQVTRAFRTYQKRLAGSRERSLAAQEFTDDPTVLSYLVAATTIAEAAAKQRLLEAPDTAARLGEELRLLRREVAVIEKLPSLPAVELTQQAICAN from the coding sequence GTGACCGATCGCCTTCCGCTCTTCCCGCTCACCTCGCCGCTGTTCCCGGGGCTGGTGCTGCCGCTGAACGTCTTCGAGGAGCGCTACCGCGCCCTCGTGCGTGACCTGCGCGCGCTGCCGGAGGACACGCCGCGGCGGTTCGGGGTGGTGGCGATCAGGAACGGCCAGGAGATCGCGCCGACCGGGCAGGAGGGACGGGCCACCGGTCCGGCCGCCGGCCTGGGCGACGACCCGCTCGCGGCGCTGTACGGCTTCGGCTGCGTCGCGGACGTGGCCGACATCGTGGACAGCGGCGACGGCGGCTTCCGGATGCACGCGACCGGCATCGTGCGGTTCCGGCTGCTGTCGGTGGACGCGTCCGGGGAGTACCTGACCGCGGAGGTCGAGGAGCTGGCGGAGGAGGCGGGCAGCGGCGCGGACGAGCTGGCGCCGCAGGTGACCCGGGCTTTCCGCACCTACCAGAAGCGGCTGGCCGGTTCGCGTGAACGCAGCCTGGCCGCACAGGAGTTCACCGACGATCCGACGGTGCTGTCGTACCTGGTGGCGGCCACGACGATCGCCGAGGCGGCGGCGAAGCAGCGGCTGCTGGAGGCGCCGGACACCGCCGCGCGGCTCGGCGAGGAGCTGCGGCTGCTGCGCCGGGAGGTCGCGGTGATCGAGAAGCTGCCGTCGCTGCCGGCGGTGGAGCTGACCCAGCAGGCGATCTGCGCGAACTGA
- the ybaK gene encoding Cys-tRNA(Pro) deacylase, protein MAKKSRTGGGTPATVALDRAGVPYTLHSYVHDPSCGLPYGEEAAAALGVEQGRVFKTLVAEVDGALTVAVVPVSGSLDLKALAAAAGGKRAAMADPAAAERSSGYVRGGISPLGQRRALPTVVDASALSRPTVFVSAGRRGLEVELAPAALVELTAAATAPLLRPAALG, encoded by the coding sequence ATGGCGAAGAAGTCACGTACCGGCGGCGGCACCCCGGCGACCGTCGCGCTGGACCGGGCCGGCGTCCCCTACACCCTGCACTCCTACGTGCACGACCCGTCCTGCGGGCTGCCCTACGGCGAGGAGGCCGCCGCGGCGCTCGGCGTCGAGCAGGGGCGGGTGTTCAAGACGCTCGTCGCGGAGGTGGACGGCGCGCTGACGGTCGCGGTGGTGCCGGTGTCCGGCTCGCTCGACCTGAAGGCGCTGGCGGCCGCGGCCGGCGGCAAGCGGGCGGCGATGGCCGACCCGGCCGCGGCCGAGCGCAGCAGCGGCTACGTGCGCGGCGGCATCTCCCCGCTCGGCCAGCGCAGAGCGCTGCCGACGGTGGTGGACGCCTCGGCGCTGTCCCGGCCGACGGTGTTCGTCTCCGCGGGCAGGCGGGGGCTGGAGGTGGAGCTGGCGCCGGCCGCGCTGGTGGAGCTGACCGCGGCGGCCACGGCGCCGCTACTGCGTCCCGCCGCCCTCGGGTGA
- a CDS encoding ABC transporter permease, with amino-acid sequence MTVVAPAGLEPGELTGGGITPLAPRARLWPALGAVYRAQLSRARVARIPLLFVATFQSIGIMVMLRGVVHAGDGEAARAVVAGSSVLVVAFVALNLLAQYFGQLRASGGLDHYATLPVPPAAVVLGAAGAYASFTVPGTLVTAVTGCVLFHLGMANLWVLVLVVPLAGAAMSGLGAACGLLAPRPEIATLLGQLGMSAALLLGVLPASHMPAPVGWARDLLPSTYGVEAFARTFGHGGTEWAAVAGDLAVCAGVGVASLAVATWAYRRAARR; translated from the coding sequence ATGACGGTGGTTGCCCCGGCCGGCCTCGAACCCGGCGAGCTGACCGGCGGCGGCATCACGCCGCTCGCCCCCAGGGCGCGGCTGTGGCCGGCGCTCGGCGCGGTCTACCGGGCCCAGCTCTCCCGGGCCCGGGTGGCCCGCATCCCGCTGCTGTTCGTCGCCACCTTCCAGTCCATCGGGATCATGGTGATGCTGCGCGGCGTGGTGCACGCCGGGGACGGCGAGGCGGCCCGCGCGGTGGTGGCCGGCTCCAGCGTGCTCGTGGTCGCCTTCGTCGCGCTGAACCTGCTCGCCCAGTACTTCGGCCAGCTTCGCGCCTCCGGCGGCCTCGACCACTACGCGACGCTGCCGGTGCCGCCGGCGGCGGTCGTGCTCGGCGCGGCCGGCGCGTACGCCTCCTTCACGGTGCCCGGCACGCTGGTCACCGCGGTCACCGGGTGCGTGCTGTTCCACCTCGGCATGGCCAACCTGTGGGTGCTGGTGCTCGTGGTCCCGCTGGCCGGGGCCGCGATGTCCGGACTCGGCGCGGCCTGCGGGCTGCTCGCCCCGCGCCCGGAGATCGCCACGCTGCTGGGGCAGCTCGGCATGTCCGCCGCGCTGCTGCTCGGCGTGCTGCCCGCCTCCCACATGCCCGCGCCGGTCGGCTGGGCGCGCGACCTGCTGCCGTCCACGTACGGCGTGGAGGCGTTCGCCCGGACCTTCGGGCACGGCGGCACGGAATGGGCCGCGGTCGCCGGCGACCTGGCGGTGTGCGCGGGCGTGGGGGTGGCCTCGCTGGCCGTCGCGACCTGGGCCTACCGGCGGGCCGCCCGCCGCTGA
- a CDS encoding ABC transporter ATP-binding protein — protein sequence MRTGTEAGARPAVSACRVRGLVRTYPGGRGRRGGDIPAVRANDGIDLDVHAGELFGILGPNGAGKSTLVRQLTGLLRPDAGTIDLLGHDLVRHPERAARLIGYLGQESTALDELTVALAAETTGRLRGMDTATARAARDAVLDELGLGPLAARPIKRLSGGQRRLACFAAALVGPRPVLVLDEPTTGMDPVARRAVWAAVDRRRTQQGVTVLLVTHNVIEAETVLDRVAVLDHGRVIACDSPAGLRSLVEGEVRLDLVWRHEPPTDLPAVAALRPLAEVSGRRWTLRLPQDRARAAVAEVTGGPAFAALDDFTLAMPSLEDVYLALGGSSEGLVKV from the coding sequence GTGAGGACGGGCACCGAGGCAGGGGCGAGACCGGCGGTATCCGCCTGCCGCGTACGCGGCCTCGTGCGGACCTATCCGGGCGGGCGGGGGCGCCGCGGCGGCGACATCCCCGCGGTCCGGGCGAACGACGGCATCGACCTCGACGTGCACGCCGGCGAGCTGTTCGGCATCCTCGGCCCCAACGGCGCCGGCAAGAGCACCCTGGTCCGCCAGCTCACCGGCCTGCTGCGACCGGACGCCGGCACCATCGACCTGCTCGGCCACGACCTGGTCCGGCACCCCGAACGCGCCGCGCGGCTGATCGGCTACCTCGGCCAGGAGTCCACCGCGCTGGACGAGCTGACCGTCGCCCTCGCCGCCGAGACCACCGGGCGGCTGCGCGGGATGGACACGGCCACGGCCCGCGCCGCGCGCGACGCCGTCCTGGACGAGCTGGGCCTCGGCCCGCTCGCCGCGCGCCCCATCAAACGGCTGTCCGGCGGCCAGCGCCGCCTCGCCTGCTTCGCCGCGGCCCTCGTCGGCCCCCGCCCGGTCCTCGTCCTCGACGAGCCCACCACCGGCATGGACCCGGTCGCGCGCCGCGCGGTGTGGGCCGCGGTGGACCGGCGCCGCACCCAGCAGGGCGTCACCGTCCTGCTGGTCACCCACAACGTCATCGAGGCCGAGACGGTCCTGGACCGGGTCGCGGTGCTCGACCACGGACGGGTCATCGCCTGCGACTCGCCGGCCGGGCTGCGCTCCCTGGTCGAGGGCGAGGTGCGGCTGGACCTGGTGTGGCGGCACGAACCGCCGACCGACCTGCCCGCGGTCGCCGCGCTGCGCCCGCTCGCGGAGGTCTCCGGCCGCCGCTGGACGCTGCGGCTGCCGCAGGACCGGGCCAGGGCCGCGGTCGCCGAGGTCACCGGCGGCCCGGCGTTCGCCGCGCTGGACGACTTCACGCTGGCCATGCCCAGCCTGGAGGACGTCTACCTGGCGCTCGGCGGCAGCAGCGAGGGACTGGTGAAGGTATGA